The proteins below come from a single Natrinema sp. SYSU A 869 genomic window:
- a CDS encoding iron-sulfur cluster assembly accessory protein yields the protein MSTDSMDGGETDTRPKIEVTEDAAEQALSLLKGEDLDVTEAGLRLFVQQGGCAGLSYGMRFDDAPDEDDTIYEHHDLRVFVDPASLKYIEGSILDYEDGLQAEGFHVDNPNVVSECGCGESFRT from the coding sequence GCGGGGAGACGGACACGCGCCCGAAAATTGAAGTGACCGAAGACGCGGCCGAACAGGCGCTCTCCCTCCTCAAGGGCGAGGACCTGGACGTGACGGAAGCCGGGCTTCGGCTGTTCGTCCAGCAGGGTGGCTGTGCCGGTCTCTCCTACGGTATGCGGTTCGACGACGCGCCGGACGAGGACGACACGATCTACGAACACCACGATCTGCGCGTGTTCGTCGATCCGGCGAGCCTGAAATACATCGAGGGCAGCATCCTCGACTACGAAGACGGTCTGCAGGCCGAAGGGTTCCACGTGGACAATCCGAACGTCGTCAGCGAGTGCGGCTGTGGCGAGTCGTTCCGGACGTAA
- a CDS encoding metal-dependent hydrolase, with amino-acid sequence MFIGHGLLAFAVAAFAADWRGWEPRRALLVGAVAGVFATIPDIDIVYALVGLLEWQAADGALGASTAFWDASRDVHRSVTHSLVVGAVAAPAFGLLAARSSSDRALFARVAAIGLLAALVAIAFVWDGPIAALVMSLFAASGLLVARGVARASTLSPATVAIAALWGLWSHPWGDLVTGSPPDWFFPFPSPVLESRLVLHSDPTLHLLGAFGIELATIWLALAVVCRLTDRSIFAAIDRRAGIGVVYGVAALAVTPPTLAVSYHFVFSILGVGLLCGVVRETPSLARSRASYRGSPSPDGVLEIALTALAAVTVALVAYATVYLFLVGPA; translated from the coding sequence GTGTTCATCGGCCACGGACTCCTCGCGTTTGCCGTTGCGGCGTTCGCCGCCGACTGGCGAGGCTGGGAGCCCCGACGGGCCCTCCTCGTCGGTGCCGTCGCCGGTGTGTTTGCGACGATTCCCGACATCGACATCGTGTACGCGCTCGTCGGCCTCCTCGAGTGGCAGGCGGCGGACGGGGCGCTCGGGGCATCGACGGCCTTCTGGGACGCGAGCCGTGATGTCCACCGATCGGTCACCCACTCGCTGGTCGTCGGCGCGGTCGCCGCACCGGCGTTCGGACTGCTCGCTGCCCGCAGCAGTTCCGATCGCGCGCTATTTGCCCGTGTCGCTGCGATCGGCCTCCTCGCGGCACTCGTCGCGATTGCCTTCGTCTGGGACGGCCCGATCGCGGCACTCGTCATGAGCCTATTCGCGGCGAGTGGCCTCCTCGTCGCACGCGGCGTCGCTCGAGCGTCGACGCTCTCGCCGGCGACGGTCGCTATCGCTGCGCTCTGGGGGCTCTGGTCGCACCCGTGGGGCGACCTCGTCACCGGATCGCCCCCCGACTGGTTCTTCCCGTTTCCCTCTCCCGTTCTCGAGTCGCGTCTCGTCCTTCACTCGGACCCGACACTGCACCTGCTCGGCGCGTTCGGGATCGAACTCGCGACGATCTGGCTCGCACTCGCGGTCGTCTGCCGGCTCACCGATCGCTCGATATTCGCGGCCATCGACCGTCGGGCCGGGATTGGCGTGGTCTACGGCGTGGCCGCGCTCGCAGTGACGCCGCCGACGCTGGCGGTGTCCTATCACTTCGTCTTCTCCATTCTCGGCGTCGGCCTCCTCTGTGGCGTCGTTCGGGAGACTCCCTCTTTGGCACGTTCTCGCGCGAGCTATCGCGGATCGCCGTCTCCCGACGGCGTTCTCGAGATCGCACTTACTGCGCTTGCTGCCGTGACCGTTGCGCTCGTTGCGTACGCCACTGTCTACCTGTTTCTCGTCGGTCCAGCGTGA
- a CDS encoding dodecin — translation MVFKKITLIGTSPESFDAAADDAIDRAEATLQNVQWIEVDELGVEVASVDDREYQAEVTVAFELEE, via the coding sequence ATGGTCTTCAAGAAAATAACGCTCATTGGCACCAGTCCCGAAAGCTTCGACGCCGCGGCCGACGACGCCATCGACCGCGCAGAAGCGACCCTTCAGAACGTCCAGTGGATCGAAGTCGACGAACTCGGCGTGGAAGTTGCCAGCGTGGACGACCGAGAGTACCAAGCCGAAGTCACCGTCGCGTTTGAACTCGAGGAGTAA